GCTTGTCTTTGTTACAAGTGAGAACATATGGACTTGGACTCTGCTTTTCCCTTATCCATCTGCATAGTGCTCCGCCTTCTCCAGGCAGGTAGATGGAATGCTTAAGGATTAAGACCCTGAAGTCTTCCCAGTCACACAAAGTATGAATTCACTTTCACACCACATATATCCACAAATATACATCTAGTAAGACATACGAATCTCACTCGTTTATGTACAATAACTCCATCTATACCCAAACATCAACACAGACATTTTAGCATATCCACTAATAGTTAATTCATCAACTacccaaataaaaatcaaacactaTCTCCAAAATTGAGAATCTGACTTTTCAGCTGCCTAAACCCGTCTGTCCTCATAGGAATTATACTAGTGACCACTTCCACTCTCACCTTTTGATTTCAGATGTCTCTCCCCCTTAATGCTTTGTCACAAAGACAAGCATTTAAAATCAAACAAGGCCCTTGAAATAAATCATCCTAAAAGTTCTGCTATGATATGTAAAAAAGCCACCTATGAACTATGTGAAGAAATCTTGTGCTGCAAGTGGTGGCTCACTCACCTTTAGCTTGCAATACTCCTACAGCTAGCTACCCGGGTAGCATTATTCCTGCTTcttagagaagaggaaaggttttaCCCACCACATGAGATACTCTGAAGTTTAGAATAGCAAAATCTGGACCCCAGAGAAGAACATGATCTCCTTTTCCATATAATATCTTTGTTCTTGTTCTAGTTTCTTTTCTAAGGCCCACCTTTTGCAGACCACCAGTAAAATTAACAAGTTCCTTCTGGTGGCATAGTCTCCATTCTTGTTTTTAGGAATGTGATTTTGTCAATGGCTTCAGTAGATCCCATATTTTATAGAACACGCCTGATGTTTTTACAAAGGGCCTATATGTAATGCCACACATgaaacacacatcacacacacaaaacatcTGTGTATAcgtatgtttttttaaatctttttttttttttgggggggaatttTGTCTTTGTTCTTCTGGAAAATTGTCTTATTTTATAATAGAGATTTGGACCCCATCCCCAAATACATCCATTTTCCCCAGCTAGTCCTTGACATACTATGAGGCTTAAGTTGACATCACAATATCCCTTTTCTGAGGAGGTCATGGCCTTTGtgggtggggcaggaggaggggcaaCTATGAGGGGAGTTATCGCCACTTAGTCCACCTTGTGCCAATATGAATTAATAGCCACACCAGGCCTCAGCTGGGCCACATCTGGAGATCTGGGGTGAGGGTACAACATCAAAAATACTGGTCTCAGTCCAGTCACTCATCTGTTTTTGGACAGCAAGAAAGCTAGCCTGTGGCTTGAGAACAGAACACCCACAGCGAAGGCCAGCAGAAACATTTGCCTGCCCTCACCCCTCTGCCCCTGCTTCTACTCACTCCCCATCTGCCCACCCACTAAGTTCCATGACGCATGTCATCTCTCGAACACCCAAAATGCCCCAGAGAGGGCGTTCTTCAGGTCTGCCTGCAGACAGGACCATCTCCAGTGTTACTCGAGTGATAGTGAAGACACCAGGCAACCTGAAAGACTTTATAGTAGCTGATGACACCTCAGTGAGGCAGTTCAAGGAGAAGCTATCGGCTCACTTCAAATGTCAAATGGATCAACTAGTGCTGGTCTTCATGGGCCGCCTTCTCAAAGACCATGACACACTGAGCCAGAGGGGCATCGTAGATGGCCACACCATCCATCTGGTCATCAAGTCCAAGCACGGTtccagatccctggcccattccTCCAGGAACCTGCCAGTCAGCGAGCCCTGCCATGGGGACAGAAACACCAAAGGAAATAGCAGTGGGGTATGCAAATCTGCCAGCATGAGTCAAACACCCACGGAATCAGACCTCTTTGTGAAGACTGATGCACCCAAAGTGCGTACGCAGGACTTGAAAGTAGACACTTCGGAGTGTATAGCACGGATACTGGAGAATCCTAATATCCAACGGCTTCAGTCCAACATGGAGTATATGCGGCAGTTCATCTCCGAACACCCAGACATGCAACAATTGATGCAGCAGAATCCAGAAGTCTCCCATCTCCTTGACAATTCCGAGATCCTATATCAGACTCTGGAGTTAGCCAGGAATCTTGCCGTCATTCAAGAGATAATGCAGACCCAGCAGCCTGCACAGAACCCTGAGCATCCACTGAATACACTGGGTTTTGAGACAATTCCAGGTGGGAATAATGCCTTGAGTCAGAGCTACACTGATTTCAATGACCGAATGCTCAACAATTTGAAAGATCCTTTTGGGGGCAACCCTTTCACAGCTCTCCTGGCAGGACAAGCACCAGAACAGCTACAGACTTCACCCACAATTCTACCACCATCTCAGGAATGGCGTGACCAGCTCCCACAGCTCCCTACAACGAAAGTCATCTATACTAGTTCCCGTGGTTTTTCCTCCATCTCAACTAATGGCATCTCAACCAATGCCACCCCAAACAGAGTCAACCATACTTCCACGATCTCGACCAACGACCAAAGCCCTGTCCATGACACTGAGATAGCAGCCTTGCCTAGTAAAGAAGTTACCCAAAAGTCTCAAGAGGAAGACCAGGATGCCACTATCTCTATAGATAGTCCtgaacagaagttggaggaaGATCCCCAGTTGTCAGATGAGCAGAATAGTTCTCAGATTGCAGGAGGCATGATGCAGTTACTCATGAATAATCCCCACTTGGCAGCTCAGATGATGTTCATGGGTATGCCCCAGCTGAATGACCAGTGGAAACAGCAGCTGCCCACATTCCTGCAGCAGTCACAACTCTCTGACCTTCTTTTAGCCCTTACTAACCCTAAAGCGTCACAAGCAATATTGCAGATCGAGCAGGGACTCCAGCTGTTGGCCACAGAGGCTCCTGTTCTTCTGCCCTGGGTTGCACCTTACTCATGGGGCCTAGGTTGTCTTTCTGCCCCCAACTGCAACTATCCTGACCCAATGCACTGGGCCTGGAATATGCCGGATATACCTGAGTCCAAGAGATCCGAGTGCTGCCACGTACCTGGAACAGTCCTGCAGAAGTTACAGTCCCTAGCTGGAGATCCTTCCCACTTTCTACAAGCCCCTGAGATTCGTTTCAGCAAGCAAATGGAATCTCTTCAGGCCATGGGATTTGGGAATCACCATGCCAATCTACAGGCACTCATTGCTACTGAAGGGGACACCAATGCGGCTATTCGCAAGCTCATGAGATCCCAGGGATTCTAAATACCACATCTACCTGTCTGCTTTCTACCTGTCTGCTGACTCATGATCACCtcatctgccttttttttttgttcttttttaaaaaacctcttcTGATGCTTCCAACCAGGAGTAGTCCTGGAAAAGGAGAAAGCAACCAATGCTTTCTTTACTGAATATTAGACCATTGGTGATGGCTGCAAGATCTGTCAATAAAATGGCTGCACCTACATGCCCTCATCtgaggtttggttttgtttattttgcagaAAAGTGACTAAATATATTTGATATCCCTGTCTTTCCTCACATACGCGCgcatgtgcacgcacacacatgcaccccACATGCACATATTAATAAAGATCTGAAAAGAACCACAGTTGCACCTATGCTCAAATAACCAAAACATGCATATATAGCCTAACACAGGTGCAaatacacacagatacacatagATACCTGGAGACATGTAAAGAGACCCACATGTAAAGAGACCCACATGTAGGGGAAGAGAAACATGAAATGCTCCTATAGAAAGGGAAAACTTACATAGACCCAGATACTTATTCATAAAAACGGatatttagtaataaaaaaaatctacattgttcatttttgcaaatgaaaaaatgGCCTTACAGGTCAATGTAGGAAGAATTTACATATTGGCCAGGCCTGGATGAGTACTTAAAATTGTGCCTCTAACTAACTGCCAGTGATAGAACTTGGATGGGTTGTTGCTATTGTTTCTTTAGCACACACAGGTGCAACTGCTGCCATTTTCACGGAATACAGTCACTAAACCCAGTCTTTTATGGGATGCAGCATCTTCCAGGATGTTCACACCCTCCATTATATCGTTTGTACCTTGTGCTTCCCACAGTTGTTGAAGGCTCACTTTCCCTTTGTCTCACCTGGGATGTTCCAGATTGGCAGGATATGCAACCAACTCTGGTTCATTTATTCAATTGTTCTATAAGTTAATAAGCTTTTAATTTAGTAAGTCAACATGGTTTTAGGCATTGGACAAACAGCAGTGACATAACAAAAGATCATTTGTGGAGCTTACTTTCTTTTGTGAAGATACAGACAATAAATAtcaagattattttataaatgtattaagtTGTGGAAAGTGCtccaaagaaaaatgaactaaaGTCAGTCATTGTGTTgtgtacctataatcccagcggctgggatTATCgtattcattttttcccctcatcACCAATTCTATAAAGATTTCCACATTTCAACTGTACTCTACAATTCAGACCTTTGCAACAGAAAAACACTCATGTGTGTAATGTTCTTTCTAAAGGTTTCCTTATCTTTTTGCTATAACATGTCTGTCCAGTGCCTTGCCAGCTTAGCAatggcaagacactaagc
This portion of the Ictidomys tridecemlineatus isolate mIctTri1 chromosome 4, mIctTri1.hap1, whole genome shotgun sequence genome encodes:
- the Ubqlnl gene encoding ubiquilin-like protein; its protein translation is MTHVISRTPKMPQRGRSSGLPADRTISSVTRVIVKTPGNLKDFIVADDTSVRQFKEKLSAHFKCQMDQLVLVFMGRLLKDHDTLSQRGIVDGHTIHLVIKSKHGSRSLAHSSRNLPVSEPCHGDRNTKGNSSGVCKSASMSQTPTESDLFVKTDAPKVRTQDLKVDTSECIARILENPNIQRLQSNMEYMRQFISEHPDMQQLMQQNPEVSHLLDNSEILYQTLELARNLAVIQEIMQTQQPAQNPEHPLNTLGFETIPGGNNALSQSYTDFNDRMLNNLKDPFGGNPFTALLAGQAPEQLQTSPTILPPSQEWRDQLPQLPTTKVIYTSSRGFSSISTNGISTNATPNRVNHTSTISTNDQSPVHDTEIAALPSKEVTQKSQEEDQDATISIDSPEQKLEEDPQLSDEQNSSQIAGGMMQLLMNNPHLAAQMMFMGMPQLNDQWKQQLPTFLQQSQLSDLLLALTNPKASQAILQIEQGLQLLATEAPVLLPWVAPYSWGLGCLSAPNCNYPDPMHWAWNMPDIPESKRSECCHVPGTVLQKLQSLAGDPSHFLQAPEIRFSKQMESLQAMGFGNHHANLQALIATEGDTNAAIRKLMRSQGF